A stretch of Vigna angularis cultivar LongXiaoDou No.4 chromosome 4, ASM1680809v1, whole genome shotgun sequence DNA encodes these proteins:
- the LOC108330560 gene encoding serine/threonine-protein kinase SRK2A: MDKYEAVKELGAGNFGVARLMRNRVTKELVAMKYIERGPKIDENVAREIMNHRSLRHPNIIRYKEVVLTPTHLAIVMEYAAGGELFERICSAGRFSEDEARYFFQQLISGVHFCHTMQICHRDLKLENTLLDGSHAPRLKICDFGYSKSSLLHSRPKSTVGTPAYIAPEVLSRREYDGKLADVWSCGVTLYVMLVGAYPFEDQDDPRNFRKTIQRIMAVQYKIPDYVHISQDCRQLLSRIFVANPLRRITIKEIKNHPWFLKNLPRELTESAQAIYYQRDSPNFHLQSVDEIMKIVGEARNPPPVSRLVKGFGWEGEEDLDEEVEEEEDEEDEYDKRVKEVHASGEFQIS, encoded by the exons ATGGATAAGTACGAGGCTGTTAAGGAATTGGGGGCAGGCAATTTTGGGGTGGCCAGGCTTATGAGGAACAGGGTCACCAAGGAGCTCGTAGCCATGAAATACATCGAGCGTGGCCCAAAG ATTGATGAGAACGTGGCAAGGGAGATTATGAACCACAGGTCCCTTCGGCATCCCAATATAATTCGTTACAAGGAG GTGGTTTTGACTCCCACACATTTGGCAATTGTGATGGAGTATGCAGCAGGAGGAGAGCTCTTTGAGAGGATATGCAGTGCTGGCAGGTTCAGTGAAGACGAG GCTAGATATTTCTTTCAGCAGCTGATCTCTGGTGTCCATTTCTGTCATACAATG CAAATATGCCACCGAGATTTGAAGCTAGAAAATACCCTTTTAGATGGAAGTCATGCTCCTCGGTTAAAAATTTGTGACTTCGGTTACTCCAAG TCATCTTTGCTGCATTCCCGACCCAAATCAACAGTTGGAACACCTGCTTATATAGCACCGGAAGTTCTTTCAAGGCGAGAGTACGATGGAAAG TTGGCTGATGTATGGTCGTGTGGAGTGACTCTTTATGTCATGCTGGTTGGAGCATACCCCTTTGAGGATCAGGATGACCCTAGGAATTTTAGGAAAACAATTCAG CGTATAATGGCTGTTCAATACAAAATCCCTGACTATGTTCACATATCTCAAGATTGTAGACAACTTCTCTCTCGTATATTTGTTGCAAATCCATTGAGG AGAATTACTATTAAGGAAATTAAGAATCACCCATGGTTTTTGAAGAATCTTCCAAGGGAGCTAACTGAATCAGCTCAAGCTATTTATTACCAGAGGGACAGTCCAAACTTTCACCTTCAAAGTGTGGACGAGATAATGAAAATTGTGGGAGAGGCAAGAAATCCACCTCCAGTATCTAGGCTGGTCAAAGGTTTTGGTTGGGAAGGTGAAGAagatttggatgaagaagtggaggaagaggaggatgaagaagatgagtatGATAAGAGGGTCAAAGAGGTTCATGCAAGTGGGGAATTCCAAATTAGTTAA
- the LOC108331303 gene encoding probable glycosyltransferase At5g03795: MRAYPTKCFSSSTSLSLHFMALLFITSLVLVSCRSILAPNFSTPHVYRRGQPTSSLDAENRRASILRDEGETPSPTAFFNEGDEKLDTKFVQKGTDKENFKGHKLRRIEEKLAKARYSIREASKIRNLTSTLQDPDYVPQGPIYRNANAFHRSYLEMEKVFKVFVYEEGEPPLFHNGLSKDIYATEGRFTNEMEKGRHYRTYDPDEAFVYYLPFSVVMLVEYVYDRGSNYNLDPLGLVVKDYIRTISYKHPFWNRSLGHDHFMLSCHDWGPVVSSYVDLLYNNSIRVLCNANTSEGFKSAKDVSFAEIKLMDGEVTDLVGGYPPSERTILAFFAGHLHGYIRYLLLHTWKNKDQDVQVYEEIPEGMSYYTKLRSSKFCLCPSGYEVASPRIVEAIFAGCVPVLISDSYVPPFSDVLNWNSFSVQVAVKEIPNIKKILMGISESQYLRMQRRVKQVQGHFMPNEPPKRYDMFHMTVHSIWLRRLNIHIQDQ; the protein is encoded by the exons GTTCTTGTTTCTTGTCGGAGTATTCTTGCTCCCAATTTCTCTACACCTCATGTTTATCGGAGGGGACAACCAACTTCGTCTTTGGATGCAGAAAATAGAAGAGCTTCAATATTACGTGATGAAGGAGAGACTCCATCTCCAACTGCATTTTTCAATGAA GGTGATGAAAAGCTTGACACCAAGTTTGTGCAAAAAGGTACGGATAAAGAGAACTTTAAAGGTCACAAGTtaagaagaattgaagaaaaattgGCTAAAGCAAGGTATTCAATTAGAGAAGCTAGCAAAATTCGAAATTTGACATCAACCCTCCAAGATCCAGACTATGTTCCTCAAGGTCCAATTTACAGAAACGCCAATGCCTTTCATag GAGTTACTTAGAGATGGAAAAGGTGTTCAAGGTTTTTGTGTATGAAGAAGGGGAGCCACCGCTGTTCCATAATGGTCTAAGCAAAGACATATATGCCACTGAGGGAAGATTCACAAATGAAATGGAAAAGGGGAGGCACTATCGTACTTATGATCCAGATGAAGCTTTTGTGTATTATTTGCCCTTTAGTGTGGTTATGTTGGTCGAATATGTGTATGATCGTGGCTCCAATTATAATCTTGATCCCCTTGGCCTTGTTGTAAAAGACTACATACGAACTATATCCTATAAACATCCCTTCTGGAATCGATCCCTTGGCCATGATCATTTCATGCTCTCTTGCCATGATTGG GGACCAGTTGTATCTAGTTACGTGGATCTCTTGTATAACAATTCCATAAGGGTTCTTTGCAACGCAAATACATCAGAAGGGTTCAAGTCTGCAAAGGATGTGTCATTTGCAGAGATTAAACTTATGGACGGGGAAGTCACTGATCTAGTGGGAGGGTATCCACCGTCTGAAAGGACTATCCTTGCTTTCTTTGCAGGTCATCTGCATGGCTATATAAGATACTTGCTGCTACATACATGGAAAAACAAAGACCAAGATGTGCAAGTTTATGAGGAAATTCCTGAAGGAATGTCTTACTACACAAAGCTTAGAAGCAGCAAGTTTTGCCTTTGCCCAAGTGGTTATGAAGTTGCCAGTCCAAGAATAGTGGAAGCAATATTTGCAGGATGTGTGCCAGTTTTGATTTCTGATAGCTATGTTCCACCCTTCAGTGATGTTTTGAACTGGAATTCATTTTCAGTTCAAGTGGCTGTGAAAGAAATTCCCAATATCAAAAAGATACTCATGGGCATTTCAGAAAGCCAGTATTTGAGGATGCAAAGGAGGGTGAAACAAGTGCAAGGACATTTTATGCCTAATGAGCCCCCAAAGAGATATGATATGTTCCATATGACTGTCCATTCCATTTGGCTCAGGAGGTTAAATATCCATATTCAAGATCAGTAA